In a genomic window of Salegentibacter salegens:
- a CDS encoding Glu/Leu/Phe/Val dehydrogenase dimerization domain-containing protein: MKELLKLYENKEPEIVFNWKDSETEAEGWTVINSLRGGAAGGGTRMRVGLDQNEVLSLAKTMEVKFTVSGPPIGGAKSGINFDPNDPRKKGVLERWYKAVSPLLKSYYGTGGDLNVDEINEVIPITEDCGVWHPQEGVFNGHFKPTEADKINRIGQLRQGVIKVLENTRFSPDVTRKYTVADMITGYGVAESVKHYYDIYGGDVTEKKAIVQGFGNVGSAAAYYLSQMGVKIVGIIDRVGGLINEDGFTFEEIKELFLNKEGNTIKHDNLIPFEEINEKIWELDAEIFAPCAASRLITQDQINSLIKRKLEVITSGANVPFADKEIFFGSIMESTDEKVSLIPDFIANCGMARVFAYFMERRVQMTDESIFNDTSMTIKNAIQNTYDNNSSKTNISKTAFEVALKQLV; encoded by the coding sequence ATGAAGGAATTATTAAAGTTATACGAAAATAAAGAGCCAGAAATAGTATTTAACTGGAAAGATTCTGAGACAGAAGCTGAAGGTTGGACCGTGATAAATTCCTTACGTGGTGGTGCTGCCGGTGGAGGTACAAGAATGCGTGTGGGATTAGATCAAAACGAAGTGCTTTCCCTGGCAAAAACTATGGAAGTAAAATTCACCGTTTCAGGGCCTCCAATTGGAGGAGCTAAGTCTGGGATAAACTTCGATCCTAATGATCCGCGTAAAAAGGGGGTTTTAGAACGCTGGTATAAAGCAGTTTCGCCATTATTAAAAAGTTACTACGGTACCGGTGGCGATCTTAATGTTGATGAAATAAATGAAGTAATTCCTATTACTGAAGATTGCGGAGTATGGCACCCGCAAGAAGGTGTTTTTAATGGACATTTTAAGCCTACTGAAGCCGATAAAATAAATAGAATTGGGCAGTTGCGCCAGGGCGTAATCAAGGTTTTGGAAAACACTCGTTTTTCTCCAGATGTGACCCGAAAATATACCGTTGCCGATATGATTACCGGTTACGGCGTAGCAGAATCTGTTAAACATTACTACGATATTTATGGTGGTGATGTAACAGAGAAAAAAGCAATAGTTCAGGGTTTTGGAAATGTAGGCTCGGCAGCAGCTTATTACCTTTCTCAAATGGGCGTTAAAATAGTGGGGATTATAGACCGTGTTGGCGGTTTAATTAACGAAGATGGATTTACTTTTGAAGAAATTAAGGAGCTTTTCCTTAACAAGGAAGGGAATACAATTAAGCACGATAATTTAATTCCTTTTGAAGAAATTAATGAAAAAATTTGGGAACTTGATGCCGAGATCTTTGCACCTTGTGCTGCTTCCCGTTTAATTACCCAGGATCAAATTAACAGTCTTATTAAAAGAAAATTAGAGGTAATTACCAGTGGCGCCAATGTGCCTTTTGCTGATAAAGAAATTTTCTTCGGCTCAATTATGGAATCTACCGATGAAAAAGTTAGCCTTATTCCCGATTTTATTGCAAACTGCGGAATGGCGAGAGTTTTCGCTTATTTTATGGAAAGAAGAGTACAAATGACCGATGAGTCTATTTTTAATGATACTTCTATGACCATTAAAAATGCCATTCAGAATACCTATGATAATAATAGTAGCAAAACCAATATCAGCAAAACAGCTTTTGAAGTAGCGCTGAAACAATTGGTATAA
- a CDS encoding MotA/TolQ/ExbB proton channel family protein has product MLYFFQQDGVAEAAQEAEPVVEEKTLSLFDLMLSGGLGGQIIIFILFILLFAAVYIYFERLFAIKSASQVDKNFMLQIKDNVLNGNIESAKMRCAQSDSPVARLTEKGISRIGSPLEDINTAIENAGRLEVYKLEKNVSVLATIAGAAPMIGFLGTVIGMVIAFHELATSSGQAQMGALAEGIYTAMTTTVAGLIVGIIAYIGYNHLVVKTDKVVHQMEATAVDFLDLLNEPA; this is encoded by the coding sequence ATGCTATACTTTTTTCAGCAGGACGGCGTTGCCGAAGCCGCCCAGGAGGCAGAACCGGTAGTGGAAGAAAAAACCCTGTCTTTATTCGATTTAATGCTTAGTGGAGGCCTTGGAGGCCAAATCATTATCTTCATTCTTTTTATCCTGCTGTTTGCAGCAGTTTATATTTACTTCGAAAGGCTTTTTGCTATAAAATCGGCCAGCCAGGTAGATAAGAATTTTATGCTTCAAATTAAGGATAACGTTTTAAACGGAAATATAGAATCGGCAAAGATGCGTTGTGCACAAAGTGATTCTCCGGTAGCAAGATTAACCGAAAAGGGAATTTCCAGAATTGGAAGTCCTTTAGAAGATATTAATACTGCTATAGAAAACGCCGGACGTTTAGAAGTTTATAAATTAGAAAAGAACGTTAGTGTTCTGGCGACCATCGCAGGAGCCGCCCCGATGATTGGATTTTTGGGTACTGTAATCGGTATGGTAATTGCTTTTCATGAACTGGCTACCAGTAGTGGGCAGGCACAAATGGGAGCGTTAGCCGAAGGTATTTATACCGCGATGACCACAACCGTTGCCGGACTTATTGTAGGTATTATCGCTTATATTGGGTATAACCACTTAGTGGTAAAAACCGATAAAGTAGTGCATCAAATGGAAGCTACCGCGGTAGATTTCCTTGACTTGTTAAACGAGCCCGCTTAA
- a CDS encoding ExbD/TolR family protein has translation MNLRGRNKVSPEFSMSSMTDIVFLLLIFFMLTSPVITPEALDLILPKAKGKTTSVQNVSVSITKDLQFYVDDQRITQSALESTLKTKLAGKEKPTIILRAEEGVPIEKAVNVMDIANRNSYKIVLAVKPE, from the coding sequence ATGAATTTAAGAGGAAGAAATAAAGTAAGCCCCGAGTTCAGTATGAGCTCAATGACAGATATTGTATTCCTGTTATTGATCTTTTTTATGCTCACCTCGCCGGTAATTACTCCAGAAGCTTTAGACCTAATACTTCCAAAGGCGAAAGGAAAAACTACCAGCGTTCAAAATGTATCGGTGAGTATTACAAAAGACCTTCAATTCTATGTAGACGATCAGCGTATTACGCAGTCAGCATTAGAAAGTACCTTGAAAACTAAATTGGCAGGTAAAGAAAAGCCAACCATTATTTTAAGGGCAGAAGAAGGTGTGCCGATAGAAAAAGCGGTAAATGTTATGGATATCGCGAACCGAAATAGTTATAAAATCGTACTCGCGGTTAAACCCGAATAA
- a CDS encoding energy transducer TonB: protein MLETKHEKKSFTITVILHVLLIVLLFLLGFKYLDPPPESGIAINFGTSEVGSGNEQPTEPVKSAPQQTTVPEAQTQPEPVIEEEVVTQQTEEAPVIQEKEKPKPVVEKKPEKPVEEPPAKKPEPKPDQSTTDAMSSILNGPERSGTESGGEGNDNQAGDKGDPDGDPNASSYYGSGSGLDGDGNYRLGGRRALNKEKFVQDCNESGIVVVRIEVNQNGQVINATPGVKGTTNSASCLTDPAKRAAMATRFNSDSNAPSRQVGTIIYNFKLSE, encoded by the coding sequence ATGTTAGAAACCAAACACGAAAAAAAATCTTTTACCATCACGGTTATCTTACATGTGCTGTTAATTGTATTATTATTTCTGTTAGGCTTTAAGTATTTAGATCCACCACCAGAGAGTGGAATTGCTATAAATTTTGGAACATCTGAAGTTGGCTCCGGAAACGAGCAGCCTACCGAGCCTGTAAAATCGGCTCCTCAGCAAACTACCGTTCCCGAAGCACAAACACAGCCCGAACCGGTAATTGAAGAGGAAGTGGTAACCCAGCAAACTGAAGAAGCTCCGGTAATTCAGGAAAAGGAAAAGCCAAAACCTGTAGTAGAAAAGAAACCGGAAAAACCGGTGGAAGAACCACCGGCTAAAAAGCCAGAACCAAAACCCGACCAATCTACTACCGATGCTATGAGTAGTATTTTAAACGGTCCTGAAAGATCGGGAACCGAAAGTGGAGGAGAAGGAAATGATAATCAAGCTGGCGATAAAGGTGATCCAGATGGTGATCCCAATGCGAGCTCTTACTATGGAAGTGGCTCAGGCCTTGATGGAGACGGTAATTATCGCTTAGGTGGAAGAAGAGCCTTAAATAAAGAAAAATTCGTTCAGGATTGTAATGAATCCGGGATTGTGGTGGTGCGAATAGAAGTAAACCAAAACGGACAGGTAATTAATGCCACGCCCGGGGTAAAAGGCACTACTAACAGTGCTTCATGCTTAACAGATCCTGCGAAACGTGCTGCAATGGCAACGCGCTTTAATAGTGATAGCAATGCACCTTCCCGACAGGTAGGGACAATTATTTATAATTTCAAACTTTCTGAATAA
- a CDS encoding bifunctional folylpolyglutamate synthase/dihydrofolate synthase, which yields MFQQLPMFQRVGAQAFKKDLSRTVKLAEHLDNPHKNFKSVHIAGTNGKGSTSHMLASVLQEAGYKVGLYTSPHLKDFRERIKVNGKFILKKNVVGFINEHKEFLVQNELSFFEMTVGMAFDYFSRVKVDIAIIEVGLGGRLDSTNIITPEVSVITNIGLDHTAFLGNTLPEIASEKGGIIKNNIPAIIGEKQKETTSIFKEIAKENNSEIYFAEDLKFEKYSTDLKGDYQNKNIKSVLATVKVLREKGWEIPEECLKNGLNSVKLHTSLQGRWDILQEKPRVICDTAHNTEGLTLVFKQLKKEKFQHLHIVLGVVNDKDLEKILPLFPKTAIYYFSKPEVPRGLEAKILQEKASEFELEGRVYNSISEAYEAALVEALDEDLVFVGGSTFTVAEII from the coding sequence ATGTTTCAGCAGTTACCTATGTTTCAGCGGGTAGGAGCACAGGCTTTTAAAAAAGACCTTTCGCGCACCGTAAAGCTTGCTGAACATTTAGATAATCCGCATAAAAATTTCAAGTCGGTTCATATTGCTGGCACCAACGGGAAAGGTTCAACCAGTCATATGCTGGCTTCAGTATTACAGGAAGCTGGTTATAAAGTAGGTTTATATACTTCACCACATTTAAAAGATTTTCGCGAGCGAATTAAGGTAAACGGGAAATTTATTCTGAAGAAAAATGTAGTGGGTTTTATTAATGAGCATAAAGAATTTCTAGTCCAAAATGAACTTTCCTTTTTTGAAATGACCGTAGGTATGGCTTTCGATTATTTTTCAAGGGTGAAAGTTGATATTGCAATAATAGAAGTAGGCCTGGGCGGTCGTTTAGATTCTACAAATATCATAACTCCTGAAGTTTCAGTTATCACCAATATTGGCTTAGATCATACCGCATTTCTAGGTAATACTTTACCTGAAATAGCTTCTGAAAAAGGCGGAATTATAAAAAATAATATTCCGGCGATTATTGGCGAAAAGCAAAAAGAAACTACCAGTATTTTTAAGGAAATAGCTAAAGAAAATAATTCAGAAATCTATTTTGCTGAAGATCTTAAATTTGAAAAATATTCCACCGACCTTAAAGGCGATTACCAAAATAAGAATATTAAAAGCGTACTTGCCACGGTAAAAGTTTTAAGGGAAAAAGGCTGGGAGATACCGGAAGAATGCTTAAAAAATGGTCTCAATAGTGTAAAACTTCATACCTCACTCCAGGGACGTTGGGATATTTTGCAGGAAAAACCCAGGGTAATTTGCGATACGGCCCATAATACCGAAGGTTTGACTTTGGTCTTTAAGCAATTAAAAAAAGAGAAATTCCAGCATTTACATATTGTTTTGGGTGTGGTAAACGATAAAGATTTAGAAAAAATTCTACCATTATTTCCAAAAACCGCAATTTATTATTTTTCAAAGCCGGAAGTTCCTCGGGGACTTGAAGCTAAAATATTACAGGAAAAAGCATCCGAATTTGAACTGGAAGGTAGGGTATATAATTCTATTTCAGAAGCCTACGAAGCTGCTTTGGTAGAGGCCTTAGACGAGGACCTGGTGTTTGTAGGAGGTAGTACATTTACCGTTGCAGAAATAATTTAA
- a CDS encoding GIY-YIG nuclease family protein: MPKFYVYILFSESLNRYYIGSTQDIGIRLKKHLQSKEGFTSKTKDWGLVYSKEFETRTGAISRERQIKKWKSRLLIEKLFEK, translated from the coding sequence ATGCCGAAATTTTACGTTTATATATTATTTTCTGAATCGCTGAATAGATATTATATCGGTTCTACTCAGGATATTGGTATACGGCTGAAAAAGCATTTGCAAAGCAAGGAAGGCTTTACATCGAAGACGAAAGATTGGGGCTTGGTGTATTCTAAAGAGTTCGAAACGAGAACAGGAGCAATTAGCAGAGAGCGACAAATTAAGAAGTGGAAAAGCCGACTTTTGATTGAGAAATTATTTGAAAAGTAG
- a CDS encoding flavin-containing monooxygenase, which yields MLDFVIVGGAQAGLSMAYYLNKMGENYLVVDKEKEIGASWLNRWDSLKLFTPSEFNNLPGMEFPAEKGYYPTKEDVAAYFKNYVAEFDIEIRVNTLIEEISKKEDYFILKHQNSEIHCKNVVIATGPFHIPYTPSFSRKISKEIFQIHSNYYKNPGQLQDGPAMVVGAGDSGFQILDEISQTKRTTYFSGATNVRVLPQEILGKTLWWWFTKIGFLSFSRKTWLGKKLSQSKQPVIGTDVKGILKRDNVIPVGKTKNAKGEIIITNNRKIDDLKNIVWATGYRPNFNWIEGLELTKDGYPKHHRGISNIEGLYFIGLPWLHTRGSATLGGIKKDAQYLANYIEAEEKAMV from the coding sequence ATGCTGGATTTTGTAATTGTGGGCGGGGCACAGGCCGGACTTTCAATGGCTTACTACCTTAATAAAATGGGTGAAAATTATTTGGTGGTAGATAAGGAAAAGGAAATTGGCGCATCCTGGTTAAACCGTTGGGATTCGCTTAAACTTTTTACACCCTCAGAATTCAATAACCTGCCGGGAATGGAATTTCCTGCGGAAAAAGGTTATTATCCAACCAAAGAAGATGTAGCCGCTTATTTTAAAAATTATGTAGCTGAATTTGATATTGAAATTAGAGTAAATACACTGATAGAAGAGATTTCGAAGAAAGAAGATTATTTTATTCTGAAGCATCAAAACAGCGAAATCCATTGCAAAAATGTAGTGATTGCTACCGGACCCTTTCATATTCCTTATACGCCTTCATTTTCCCGGAAAATCTCAAAAGAAATTTTTCAGATTCATAGTAACTATTATAAAAATCCGGGGCAACTTCAGGACGGTCCTGCGATGGTTGTGGGCGCGGGAGATTCCGGTTTTCAAATCCTGGATGAGATCTCTCAAACTAAAAGAACCACCTATTTTTCCGGGGCTACCAACGTAAGGGTGCTCCCTCAGGAAATTTTAGGTAAAACATTATGGTGGTGGTTTACCAAAATAGGTTTTCTAAGTTTTAGCCGAAAAACCTGGCTTGGGAAAAAGTTAAGTCAGTCTAAACAACCCGTTATAGGAACTGATGTGAAGGGAATCCTGAAACGCGATAACGTAATTCCTGTTGGAAAAACTAAAAATGCCAAAGGTGAAATTATAATTACCAATAACCGTAAAATTGATGACTTAAAAAATATCGTTTGGGCCACCGGCTACCGACCGAATTTTAATTGGATAGAAGGTTTGGAACTTACTAAAGACGGTTACCCAAAGCATCATCGCGGCATAAGTAATATTGAAGGACTTTATTTTATAGGGCTTCCCTGGTTGCATACCCGAGGCTCAGCAACTTTAGGCGGAATCAAAAAAGATGCTCAATATCTTGCTAATTATATTGAAGCAGAAGAGAAAGCCATGGTTTGA
- a CDS encoding creatininase family protein yields the protein MEKKIRPYVLADTNWKHIKEEDFSIAILPWGATEAHNYHLPYATDNILAEEAAISAAGKAWEKKAKAVVLPTIPFGVNTGQMDVKLCMNLNPSTQYAILKDVAQVLEKHKINKLVILNAHGGNSFKQIIRELSLEFPDIFACSVNWWQVIDAKPYFNEPGDHAGELETAAVMHLRPELVLPLEEAGDGSAKTFKIKALKEGWASAQREWTQVTEDTGVGNPKAATAEKGKIFFEKATDMIADFFVDLHEADLKDMYQ from the coding sequence ATGGAGAAAAAGATAAGGCCTTACGTTCTGGCCGATACCAACTGGAAGCACATTAAAGAAGAAGATTTTAGCATAGCTATTTTGCCCTGGGGAGCTACCGAAGCGCATAATTATCACCTGCCTTATGCTACCGATAATATTCTTGCTGAAGAAGCTGCGATAAGTGCTGCCGGGAAAGCCTGGGAAAAGAAAGCGAAAGCAGTGGTTTTGCCTACCATTCCATTTGGAGTCAATACCGGTCAAATGGATGTGAAATTATGTATGAACCTTAATCCCAGTACCCAATACGCTATTTTAAAAGATGTAGCTCAAGTTTTAGAAAAACATAAAATCAATAAACTGGTTATTTTAAACGCGCACGGCGGCAATAGTTTTAAGCAAATAATTAGGGAATTAAGCCTTGAGTTTCCGGATATCTTTGCCTGTTCGGTAAACTGGTGGCAGGTTATCGATGCAAAACCTTATTTTAATGAACCCGGGGACCACGCGGGAGAACTGGAAACCGCGGCGGTAATGCACTTGCGACCGGAGTTAGTTTTACCTTTAGAAGAAGCGGGAGACGGCAGCGCTAAAACTTTTAAGATTAAAGCTTTAAAAGAAGGTTGGGCCAGTGCGCAACGGGAATGGACCCAAGTTACTGAAGATACCGGGGTAGGAAACCCCAAAGCGGCAACTGCCGAAAAAGGTAAAATTTTCTTTGAGAAAGCAACCGATATGATTGCAGATTTCTTTGTAGACTTGCACGAGGCCGATCTTAAAGATATGTACCAATAA
- a CDS encoding CidA/LrgA family protein has product MLKALAYIFGFLLLGELITYFFEIPIAGNILGMFLIFLALRLKIVKLEDVKPASDKLIKYLVLFFIPYGVGLMVYFEIIADYWIPISVAVIASSVITLYISAIIIEKFGK; this is encoded by the coding sequence ATGCTTAAAGCCTTAGCTTATATTTTTGGGTTTTTACTTTTAGGTGAGTTAATCACCTATTTTTTTGAGATTCCAATTGCCGGAAATATCCTGGGAATGTTTCTTATTTTCCTGGCTTTACGTTTAAAAATAGTAAAACTTGAAGATGTAAAACCGGCATCAGATAAACTCATAAAGTACCTGGTTTTATTCTTTATCCCTTATGGGGTAGGCTTAATGGTTTATTTTGAAATTATTGCCGATTACTGGATACCAATTTCAGTAGCAGTAATAGCCAGCAGCGTGATTACGCTCTATATTTCAGCAATTATTATTGAAAAGTTCGGGAAATAA
- a CDS encoding LrgB family protein, whose amino-acid sequence MQEFFQLPIFGVFISLIAFAGASELQKKFNYALLTPVLVAIVFIICFLLIFNIDFEAYNRGGKFISFFLGPSVVALGVFFYEKYEEVKQNLKVFLLSVAVGGITGILTVIIFLLLLKVPHFIIESLAAKSVTTPIAIEITKLTGGIPEITAGIVIAVGIFGNAFGPFILKKLGIKSKIAIGTALGTAAHGIGTARAFEESKLAGVYSGLAMCVNGIITALITPYLLQLFLGGLT is encoded by the coding sequence ATGCAAGAATTTTTTCAATTACCAATATTTGGAGTTTTTATAAGTTTAATCGCTTTTGCGGGTGCAAGTGAACTTCAGAAGAAATTTAATTATGCGCTACTGACTCCGGTTCTGGTCGCTATTGTATTTATTATTTGTTTTTTATTGATTTTCAATATTGATTTTGAAGCTTATAACCGCGGCGGGAAATTTATAAGTTTCTTCCTGGGACCATCGGTAGTGGCACTTGGTGTGTTCTTTTATGAGAAATATGAAGAAGTAAAACAGAATTTAAAAGTGTTCTTACTTTCGGTAGCCGTGGGTGGAATAACCGGGATTCTAACTGTAATTATTTTTCTTCTACTTTTAAAAGTCCCTCACTTTATAATTGAATCACTCGCCGCAAAATCGGTTACTACGCCTATTGCTATTGAAATCACTAAACTTACCGGTGGAATTCCTGAAATTACCGCGGGAATTGTAATCGCGGTTGGGATTTTTGGAAATGCCTTTGGGCCATTTATTCTGAAGAAATTAGGAATAAAAAGTAAAATTGCCATCGGTACCGCTTTAGGAACAGCTGCCCACGGGATTGGTACTGCCCGCGCATTTGAGGAAAGCAAACTTGCCGGGGTTTACAGCGGATTGGCGATGTGTGTAAATGGAATTATCACTGCACTTATTACTCCTTATTTGCTTCAGTTATTTCTTGGGGGTCTCACCTGA
- a CDS encoding cation:proton antiporter, translating into MKEHYWILAGIGFTTLIMAWLPSISKKIKVSGPIILLLIGFLLLGLGLPIGWPDPLWADKGLMYFSEMIVIISLMGAGLKIGNNYSFKAWKRPFLLVFLTMPLCMISAYFLGQNFLFFSVPSSLLLAAVLAPTDPVLAAETQLDDPEREKEYKGKIRFSLTAEAGLNDGLAFPFTYMAVLVAQAGGWAAFDFTDWMLDKFFLKIIIGTIAGFAIGNSIGFILDKVHKYTGIKTFDGFLALSLTLFSYGATELLHGYGFLAVFFAGLSLRHFEKVSGDYKTKMHDFIHEIERILLVVWIILFGGSIMNGMLSLTDWRGIVFAFAFVLIIRPLAGIISMTGIKDSFKNKLAISFLGIKGIGSVFYLAWAFVEFEGFEHKNEIYSITAYIILISIVVHGFTAPSIIEYFKRKTEQDENESGETPKK; encoded by the coding sequence ATGAAAGAGCATTACTGGATCTTAGCGGGAATTGGATTTACCACACTTATCATGGCCTGGCTACCTTCAATTTCAAAGAAAATAAAGGTTAGCGGTCCTATAATTTTACTACTTATTGGATTTCTATTACTGGGATTAGGATTACCTATTGGCTGGCCAGATCCCTTATGGGCCGATAAAGGACTTATGTATTTCTCTGAAATGATTGTGATTATCTCCCTTATGGGCGCCGGTTTAAAGATTGGAAATAATTATAGTTTTAAGGCCTGGAAAAGACCATTTTTATTAGTTTTCCTCACTATGCCGCTTTGTATGATTTCGGCATATTTCCTGGGACAAAATTTTCTTTTTTTTAGTGTTCCTTCTTCTTTATTACTTGCCGCAGTACTTGCCCCTACCGATCCTGTTTTAGCTGCTGAAACTCAGCTCGACGATCCTGAAAGGGAAAAAGAATATAAAGGAAAAATAAGATTTTCACTTACAGCAGAGGCCGGCTTAAACGATGGGCTGGCATTTCCCTTTACTTATATGGCTGTTTTGGTTGCACAGGCCGGAGGTTGGGCTGCTTTTGATTTTACTGACTGGATGCTGGATAAGTTCTTTTTAAAAATTATAATTGGCACAATAGCCGGCTTCGCCATTGGAAATTCTATTGGGTTTATTCTGGATAAAGTTCACAAATACACCGGCATAAAAACTTTTGATGGTTTCCTTGCGCTTTCCCTTACTCTATTTAGTTATGGTGCCACTGAACTTTTACACGGTTATGGATTTCTCGCGGTCTTCTTTGCCGGATTAAGCCTTAGGCATTTCGAAAAAGTTAGTGGAGATTATAAAACCAAAATGCACGATTTTATTCACGAAATAGAGCGCATTTTACTCGTGGTTTGGATTATCCTTTTTGGTGGTTCTATTATGAACGGGATGCTAAGTCTTACAGATTGGCGCGGAATTGTATTCGCTTTTGCTTTTGTATTAATCATAAGGCCCCTCGCCGGAATTATAAGTATGACGGGGATTAAAGACAGTTTTAAAAATAAGCTCGCCATAAGTTTCCTGGGAATTAAAGGAATTGGCTCTGTATTTTATCTTGCCTGGGCTTTTGTTGAATTTGAAGGATTTGAACATAAAAATGAAATTTATTCAATTACGGCCTATATTATTTTAATCTCTATAGTGGTTCACGGCTTTACCGCCCCTTCAATTATTGAATATTTTAAGCGGAAAACAGAACAGGACGAAAACGAATCAGGTGAGACCCCCAAGAAATAA